The proteins below are encoded in one region of Anaerosporomusa subterranea:
- the sdhB gene encoding succinate dehydrogenase iron-sulfur subunit: MKTVHLIIKRQDTPNSAPYTQEFMVPHTDNMNVVTALMEIQKNPVTKDGQTVNPVVWECNCLEEVCGACSMIINGKARQACSALIAHLTQPITLAPLTKFPVVRDLMIDRQRMFDALKTVKGWVNVDGTMLIGRGPRMAQKDQEEVYPISRCMTCGCCMESCPNYHPDSAFLGPAPIAQVQLFNTHPIGAMQKDERLEALTGPGGIAACGNAQNCAAACPKQIPLTGAIAKLNRQVNKFTFSKLFDK; encoded by the coding sequence ATGAAGACCGTGCACTTGATTATCAAACGCCAGGATACACCGAACTCAGCGCCATATACCCAGGAATTCATGGTGCCGCATACTGACAATATGAATGTCGTGACTGCGCTGATGGAAATCCAGAAGAACCCTGTCACTAAAGATGGCCAAACGGTGAATCCGGTTGTATGGGAATGCAATTGCCTCGAGGAAGTATGCGGCGCTTGCAGTATGATTATCAACGGCAAGGCGCGGCAAGCCTGCTCAGCGCTGATCGCGCATCTGACACAACCGATTACGCTGGCGCCCTTGACAAAGTTCCCGGTCGTTCGCGACCTGATGATTGACCGCCAACGTATGTTTGACGCATTAAAAACAGTCAAAGGCTGGGTTAATGTGGATGGCACGATGTTGATTGGCCGTGGCCCGCGCATGGCGCAAAAGGACCAAGAAGAGGTGTATCCTATCTCTCGCTGCATGACATGTGGCTGCTGCATGGAATCCTGCCCGAACTATCATCCGGATTCCGCTTTCCTCGGGCCTGCCCCGATCGCCCAAGTGCAGTTATTCAATACCCACCCTATTGGCGCAATGCAAAAAGACGAGCGATTGGAAGCCTTAACAGGCCCTGGCGGCATCGCTGCCTGCGGTAATGCGCAGAACTGCGCCGCCGCCTGCCCCAAACAAATCCCGCTAACCGGTGCGATCGCCAAACTCAACCGTCAAGTTAATAAATTTACCTTCAGCAAGTTGTTCGACAAATAA
- a CDS encoding GNAT family N-acetyltransferase, whose product MPTIVRIEGTDLKELAALSQELCGREANIACLKDTLEKIVHNPDYILIGARDDQHRLIGSVMGIICMDVVGDCRPFVVLENLIVSERARGLGIGKLLVSYIEERARERNCYYIMFASLAKRKEAHRFYESIGYAKGVVEGFKKYL is encoded by the coding sequence ATGCCGACAATTGTACGGATTGAGGGAACGGACCTAAAAGAACTTGCCGCTTTGAGCCAGGAGCTTTGTGGACGAGAAGCCAATATAGCTTGCCTGAAGGACACCTTAGAAAAGATAGTTCATAACCCGGATTATATCTTAATCGGAGCCAGAGACGATCAGCATCGGTTGATTGGCTCGGTAATGGGCATTATCTGCATGGATGTAGTGGGTGATTGTCGGCCGTTTGTAGTTCTGGAGAATCTGATTGTTAGTGAAAGAGCGCGCGGGTTAGGAATCGGCAAATTGCTGGTTAGCTATATTGAAGAACGCGCTCGTGAACGAAATTGCTATTACATCATGTTTGCTTCGCTTGCTAAACGCAAGGAAGCCCATCGGTTTTATGAAAGTATAGGATACGCTAAAGGGGTTGTTGAAGGGTTTAAAAAATATTTGTGA
- a CDS encoding DUF1540 domain-containing protein produces the protein MALSGVKCLVSNCNYWEQGNQCDASAIEVNVDGGGREAIKSDQTNCRTFKPAK, from the coding sequence ATGGCATTGTCTGGTGTAAAATGTTTGGTTTCAAATTGCAACTATTGGGAACAAGGAAATCAGTGTGATGCTTCCGCTATTGAGGTCAATGTGGACGGCGGCGGTCGGGAAGCGATTAAGAGCGATCAGACCAATTGCCGTACTTTTAAGCCTGCTAAATGA
- a CDS encoding DUF1858 domain-containing protein, whose amino-acid sequence MLPKGANLQKIHNGKKTYAVTPHLPAGFVKPDMLRKYADVAERYGGILKLTSAQRIMITALKAEDIENVWADLGMEPAMGFANCVRSIKICPGIAFCKRGKQDSVKLGLELDKRWHKKEMPSRMKFGVAGCANSCSEIYIKDIGVMGTDDGWDVYVGGSAGSHPRLAEKLIEGLQYDEVLQIVDIIVEYYQQYADIERVGQFIDRIGFKKFKADVLARFYQGVSVTSEPEVPQSKDSDKIAPIAGGLTEGTLVIGDRIAQDSIIADIVRIYPQTVPVFRSFGMGCLGCPSSAGEPVSRAAEIHGSDLADLLAALNAVI is encoded by the coding sequence ATGTTGCCCAAAGGAGCAAATCTGCAAAAAATTCATAACGGTAAGAAGACGTATGCCGTAACCCCTCATCTGCCCGCAGGCTTTGTTAAACCAGATATGCTGAGAAAATACGCCGATGTGGCTGAAAGATATGGTGGCATCCTAAAACTGACTTCCGCCCAGCGGATTATGATCACTGCGTTGAAGGCTGAAGACATTGAGAATGTTTGGGCTGATCTTGGTATGGAGCCGGCGATGGGCTTTGCCAACTGTGTGCGCAGCATCAAAATCTGCCCAGGCATTGCTTTTTGTAAACGCGGCAAGCAAGACAGTGTCAAACTCGGTCTGGAATTGGATAAACGCTGGCACAAAAAGGAAATGCCCTCACGCATGAAATTTGGGGTGGCCGGCTGCGCTAACTCCTGCTCGGAAATATATATTAAGGACATCGGCGTAATGGGTACAGATGATGGTTGGGATGTCTATGTTGGCGGCAGTGCTGGCTCGCATCCACGTCTCGCTGAAAAACTGATTGAAGGCCTTCAATATGATGAAGTCTTGCAGATCGTGGATATCATTGTTGAATATTACCAGCAGTATGCCGACATTGAGCGTGTTGGTCAATTTATCGACCGAATCGGTTTTAAAAAGTTCAAAGCAGATGTGCTGGCTCGCTTTTATCAAGGTGTCAGTGTGACAAGTGAACCGGAAGTACCCCAATCAAAAGACAGTGATAAAATTGCTCCGATCGCCGGCGGCTTAACTGAAGGAACACTGGTAATTGGCGACAGGATTGCCCAAGACAGCATCATTGCTGATATTGTCCGGATTTACCCGCAGACCGTCCCTGTATTCCGCTCCTTCGGCATGGGCTGTCTCGGTTGTCCGTCCTCAGCCGGTGAACCAGTTTCGCGCGCGGCGGAAATTCACGGTTCTGATTTGGCAGATCTCTTGGCTGCTTTAAATGCAGTGATCTAA